Proteins encoded within one genomic window of Humulus lupulus chromosome 1, drHumLupu1.1, whole genome shotgun sequence:
- the LOC133797178 gene encoding small ribosomal subunit protein uS9 produces MATTPPIESVQCFGRKKTAVAVTYCKRGRGLIKINGCPIELVEPEILKFKAIEPILLLGRHRFAGVDMRIRVKGGGHTSQIYAIRQSIAKALVAFYQKYVDEQSKKEIKDILGRYDRTLLVADPRRCEPKKFGGRGARARFQKSYR; encoded by the coding sequence ATGGCAACAACTCCTCCAATTGAGTCCGTACAGTGCTTCGGCCGCAAGAAGACCGCTGTTGCAGTGACCTACTGCAAGCGGGGCCGTGGTCTGATCAAGATCAACGGATGCCCAATTGAGCTGGTCGAGCCGGAGATCCTAAAATTCAAGGCCATCGAGCCCATCCTCCTCTTGGGGCGACACCGTTTTGCTGGAGTCGACATGCGTATCCGCGTCAAGGGAGGAGGTCACACTTCTCAGATCTACGCCATTAGGCAGAGCATAGCCAAAGCCCTCGTTGCTTTCTACCAGAAGTACGTGGACGAGCAGAGCAAGAAGGAGATCAAGGATATCCTCGGCAGGTACGACAGGACCCTTCTCGTCGCTGATCCCAGACGCTGCGAGCCCAAGAAGTTCGGTGGTCGTGGAGCTCGCGCTAGGTTCCAGAAGTCTTACCGTTGA